In Trifolium pratense cultivar HEN17-A07 linkage group LG7, ARS_RC_1.1, whole genome shotgun sequence, a genomic segment contains:
- the LOC123896298 gene encoding probable WRKY transcription factor 14, which yields MDNVDWDLSSIVRSCKSNTFANPPPFCETPPQNLTTTITTTTNSIVSPVNITPLSFDDSIFNQENSSVANTQTMDNDWDLTYIVRSCKATTFTNPSTFCETPPQNLTATITATTTNSRVSPINTTPSCFVDITSSQENSSISFTPLKPNDSIDLNKLRASFNSTTHIPTATSIPITFTSTTSIHITPNTITNNNTSVHVPNENSTSFDFSTLINQHQMQPSEFIEKDSFISIFNPTTSILTLGTTMTTSAITPPTTFTTPTTTINTHTITPTHRQQPKRQSRKRKNKNLVTSVCHVKVDKLSEDQWQWRKYGQKPVKGSPHSRNYYKCSGSKDCPARKQIEKSKIEENTYVVTYRGKHNHQKPEVKQNSNIGTSRNNSSEVRLPIVRQAGSSQIFKNLSSPNVGMVRFDQSESNIAQVLDVHSKIELNESQSHVVGEAGSSQNVQKIDTHNMMVLQRDELERSNAQNFLGELEIPYSETNFIENNNDDDDILIPNMSVMSKDFLLDFNHLNGGYVLP from the exons ATGGACAATGTTGATTGGGACCTCTCTTCTATTGTGCGTAGTTGTAAATCTAACACCTTTGCTAATCCTCCCCCATTTTGTGAAACTCCACCTCAAAACCtaaccaccaccatcaccaccaccaccaatagTATTGTATCCCCCGTAAACATCACACCATTAAGCTTTGATGATTCTATTTTTAACCAAGAAAATAGCTCAGTTGCAAATACACAAACAATGGATAATGATTGGGATCTCACTTATATTGTGCGTAGCTGCAAAGCTACCACCTTTACAAATCCTTCTACCTTTTGTGAAACTCCACCTCAAAACCTAACCGCAACCATCACCGCCACAACCACTAATAGTCGTGTATCCCCTATAAACACCACACCATCTTGTTTTGTTGATATTACATCTAGCCAAGAAAATAGTTCAATTTCTTTTACCCCACTTAAACCAAATGACTCCATAGATCTAAATAAATTGAGGGCTAGTTTCAACTCCACAACCCATATCCCCACCGCCACCAGTATCCCAATCACCTTTACCAGCACAACCTCAATCCATATCACCCCCAATACCATCACTAACAATAACACTAGTGTTCATGTACCCAATGAAAATTCTACCTCTTTTGATTTTTCCACACTCATCAACCAACATCAAATGCAACCAAGTGAGTTTATTGAGAAAGATAGTTTTATATCCATATTCAATCCCACCACCTCTATCCTCACCCTCGGAACTACTATGACCACATCTGCCATCACTCCTCCCACCACCTTCACTACCCCAACAACCACTATCAACACCCATACCATCACTCCTACACATCGCCAACAACCAAAACGTCAATCAAGAAAACG aaaaaataaaaatcttgtGACATCGGTGTGCCATGTGAAGGTGGATAAACTTTCAGAAGATCAGTGGCAATGGAGAAAATATGGACAAAAACCCGTTAAAGGGTCACCACATTCAAG GAACTACTACAAATGCAGCGGTTCCAAAGATTGTCCAGCTagaaaacaaattgaaaaaagcAAAATCGAAGAGAACACTTATGTTGTAACATATCGAGGAAAGCACAATCACCAAAAACCAGAAGTTAAACAAAACTCTAATATTGGGACCTCTCGGAACAACTCATCAGAGGTTAGATTACCCATTGTCAGACAAGCTGGATCATCCCAAATATTCAAAAACTTGAGTTCTCCTAATGTGGGGATGGTGCGGTTTGATCAGTCGGAGAGTAACATTGCTCAAGTTCTCGACGTTCATTCAAAAATTGAACTTAACGAGAGTCAATCACATGTTGTCGGAGAAGCAGGATCGTCCCAAAATGTTCAAAAAATAGATACACATAACATGATGGTGTTACAACGTGATGAGCTAGAGAGAAGCAATGCTCAGAATTTTCTTGGTGAATTAGAAATACCTTATTCTGaaacaaattttattgaaaacaaTAATGACGATGATGACATCTTGATACCAAATATGTCAGTTATGTCAAAAGATTTCCTACTAGACTTCAATCACCTCAATGGTGGTTATGTATTACCTTAG